The segment TGACCTGGTGGTGCCACTTGTTTGTTTGCAGATAGATACGATCAGTGCATTCGAAGCAAAACGATAACATCTCTCTGGACAAACAGGCGACGGACACAcccaccataaaagttatatagtgtacctttaactatTGTTCATTTACAAACTTTATATAAATTATGGAAGACACAAAACCTTTTTAAACAGTAACCTTCTTTTTAACAGTCCCACTCTCCTCCATCAGTACTtctttcatttctctttgttgactggtcatttgttttttttgttttttcaggagATAAAATACCACTGCACATCCCACTGTGACCAAGCTGAGAGCCAAGATCACCAGTCCCAAAGCGAGCAGATGAGAGATGTCATCCCTGGAGTGGTTTGTCTGGTCCCAAATCCCCACGGAGATGCAACTGAGGCTGATCAGGGTCCCCCAAAATCCAAACGCCAACATGCAAGAGCCACAGGACAGCTCTACCCCTCCCGTCACCACGGTAATGCCCGCCACCGAGACCACTCCTGCTGGTAGAGTCACTGTTTCTGCTTTGGGGTCATAGGTcacagacgaggaggagggatCAGCTTCTAAATAAGCAGGGTTTAGGATCTCCATCAAAGTTGTTGGGTTATTGTGGATTATGGTGTTAAAAAAGCAGCAGCAGTTTTAGTCTAGGAATAAGGAAATATGTTACAACATTTAAtaagaaatatgcaaaaacaaacaaattatgtaaacacacacacaatagaaATTTTGAAACATAGTACTAGTGAATTGCACATttgtatagcgctttttcaccttcaaggaaACACCCACCCGTTCTCACACACAttcaggtgggttaagtgtctttcctAAGTACACAATGACAGCTTTCATCTCTaaaagctggaattgcactgtcAACCTTAGGGTCAGTGGATATGACCGCTCAGTGAtgcttatgtcgagagcgggattcgaactgccaaccttcggactATCTGAGCTACTGTTagtaaaacatacacaaaaacaGTGGTGGGTGTTGTCATGATGCTTTTGTAAGAATTATGTAAGTATCATGGACATAATAGATCTTAACTTTtctataatattatttaaagtaaTATTGTGCTAGATTATGATTCATATGTTATGGCTCTGTGAGTTTGTTACGACTCAGCTCATGTGGGggcagggaagtaacaaaagaaaaccaagatggaaaatttAATTGACAAGGATggtaagggtaaactaaacaaaaagggactaaaaatacactgtgaaATTGATTCCTGGCTTtgacaatttgctgaatgtTTCTCCCCAGTTTTCACCACTATTTTATGATTCTTACTGTTCTCTCAATAAAGCGTATGACATCAAGCTACTGTATCCAAACTCACAAAACTGCTTCATATTTTATAAAGGGGTCTCTTTTATAAAACTTAAACTTGTACGTACAACCATAAcacaaacttcctcaaacttggCCACTTCTGAGTTCAGATCGTTGTTCGCCTAATTTCTGAAAACTTTAATGCGCAGTGTTTAGTTTTTGGATTAGCTGCTCATTTCttcatcatgtttttttgtataattcACAAACTTTGTCAAACTAAGATAGCACAGTATAGAAATTTTCATAATCTGCTGCTTTGTACAATAGGCCTACAATATGTTCTTACCGCACCAGTACTAGTTAATTATGacttaacaaataaaacaataaaattataaataatataatttaaaaaacagaataataacTTACCGGCGCAGTTGAGTGAGTCCTACAGAACTAAATACTTTTGTCCCGGGCCTCTACACCTCTGTGTTTCAGTGAAAGACTTTGAAAGACAGTGAAAGAGTTTTGGGACAATGGGCGTAGGCATGAGAGCCCATGTACTGCTGCCATCAGATATGCCACGGTTTAGGCCTCCCAAGATGTAGGACACACTTGTCAAGATTGTGAACAGAGTTTGTTTGTTCCTCTCCTTCCTCGTGTTAAGTAGGATGCTCTCATCTGTCATTAACCACCATTATGACCCATTACCAGATATTTATCTAGGAACTACTCCCATCctgtttttctctccttttgAATGTAAAACACAAACGTCAAgagtttagaccttgttttggTTAAgattgtgcgttgtgtgtgttcaTTCCTAAAATTCTTTCTTGAGTAGCtttcaaaatgcaaatgttcattttaatattcaaaAGGGCTGAAAGGTGAATTGCAGTTAATTGGCATATTCTAGGGATGCAACAGTTAAATGGAATAATCGTGACTAATCAACTGTGCCACTTTAGCTcctaaatcaaaattaaaatgtcCTTTGTGATATGAATCGACTAAGGATTTTAAACCATAAATTGAAAATCTAGCTGCAATCACAATACTTCATTCTATTTTGTCAtcgcaaataaaaaaaaagacttcagtaatggaatgaatgaatttagcaaaataaaaataattgttacaTAACTGCCATGACAAAAGCGTGTGACGTGTTAAGTTGAGCTGTGCAATCTATATCAGTGCTTAGCAGGATGTGTCAGGCAGGTGCAGTTTAAGTCTAGATCCAGCCAAATGAAACACTGCCAAGTGATAAACAGTGCTTAACTTTAGACTGTTTGCCAAACAAACAGTTAACTTTCTACTTGAGCTGAACGCCTTTGGAAAAGATCTAATTGCCATTTTCAGACACGGGATTAGATTCCTAATGTGTCCTTGGCGATGTCGTTGCTTAACCTGACCACATCGATATCAATCCGAGGTCGACGCATGTATCAATCTGAAATGGCTCACGCTAAAAGAAATACTTCAATCATCATAACAGTGGAACAAGCTGagaatcaaacttttgttacgtTCAGTTGAGACAAAACCACACACGTCTTtcttgtctgttgtgtgtttgtgtttaagtgtttatcttctgcacatttttgcgcaaacaaaacagtttgtatttttgctgAAATAGAATGAAGTACATCAGCCgcatcgccatgtttgttttggcttaCTTGGGCACTTGGGGGCTTCACTTCCGCAGTGCTGATTACTGCACCAAACAGTTTGTGAACTTAGAGATATCGTGAAAATCAATCTTTGTTACTCATTTCTTTGGTTGGAGTGGAAACCTTTAGTAAACTCCTcaaatttatgaataaaaaattgtaaataaaatgataaaagttCCACTCCATACTCtgaaacattctaggaaaagcagtaacatttcaggaaattaatatttaaagataaaaaataacataGCAGTAAAATCATGGTgccctgtacttttactacaccCTCCCACAAtccataataatgaatattCCAGATGGTTCTAGATTAGCCTCATAAGATCTCTCCTGACTCTGCTGCCCGTCTCTCCTGTCCTGAAAACCTAAGTCTGTGAGGGTATAGGTCAGATGTCAGGGATTGTGAAGGTGAGGGGTAATTCTATTGGACGTGGGAGTCACAGGTGGATAATTGGATGTTGAAGTGGGTGGGACAGGCTGGGCAGGACTAATCCGATGAACGAGGACGGAGCATGTTTATGGAGCTATAGAAGAAAAACAGATGATGAAAACTTAatcctcaaacatgtgtaagaGAAGCAACTGTACTTTCACATGTACTTTAGCCAGCAATACCTATAATACTCTTGTTTTTCAAGGCCGAACATCACACTGATTTATTGTACTATAATAATTTAGCCATGTTTGTGAGAAATTTGTACCTTTGCCAaagtaattaacaatttaaaactaataattatATCTATTTGAATATTAAAAATGACTATAAATGGCCGATAAACAGAAAAGTGAACTTGGTGGGACAATTTGATGGTGcaatatgtcatttttctctTGGAGGGGCTGCCACatacttgtcttcatggagatgcattcgctttgcctgaaatgtcccactgtctggctttaaacgtatctatctccatggagccaagcacgtgacaccaccaggtcaagttacaggtcggatctgcGTATAGAGGCGAGCCCACCCCCAGTAAAAAACGCGCAAAGGTATTTTGTTAGCAATAAAAACGGCAGCTCttctctagaaaagttacacagtgtgcctttaagtGGCTTGTATGTTGTTGTATGTAACCAATTGTATTCAGActaataatcaaatcaaaacaaggtcGAGAGAGCAGATAGGTGGGTACGTTTGTAGGTCACTCAGGGTGGGTCGACAAGCCTGAGCAGGTGGCGAGCTAAAATTAGTGGTCACTGGTCGCTAAACCTATTGGAAGGCCACTACTGCCAAACACACTGGCGGGATCAAGCAAGGAAAACGACATATCTAATTATTTCTTGTAATGATTTTGAGGTCGATGTCAGATTTTCACTAGTCTTAACTTGTTATATTTGCGATGCATTAAGGCGATAGAAGGTGATAGAAATTACACTAAATCAACCAATTAATGAACATATAGAGCATCAAATACCAGCTAAGATACTATCTGGCTTtctaaaaatatctaaaatgagGCTTAATTATGGATAAGGTAGTTCTAAATGATGATTAACCCCAAGTAGGACAAAAATATTAATAGGTTTATCCCTTAATAAACGTCTAATGAAGGTTTCAGTCAGAGATAATGATCATTTTTGCAATCAAAACGCTTCACCTCCCTACAAGAAGCCATTTTGATTTGATGATACTGATTTGAGGCACTAGGATTTACACTAAATCTAAGAAAATTACCCTATGCACCACCAGAGGAAGCCTGTACTATAGTTTGAGAAACACCAAATTAGACTCGAATCATGAAATTACCTGTTGCTACCTTAATATCCACATATAACTGTTTTGCTGCACTTCCCTGTACCATATGCTGAGTTGTATCTTATTTAGAGGGATCTGATTGGTAAAATTGTCTAGGTGAATATTTCAGTCAAAGCTCAGCCACCTTAAATCCCGCATTAACAGAATTAACCTCGTCGTTGATGGTTGGCTGGGCAGCTTATACTTACTGTCTTGTTGGGGAAGACACTTGATGCGCAGCCATTTTCAGCCTACATATTGCGCAGGTAAGTTAACTCCAACAAGTGAATCCATACGTTTTGAGATATGTAAAGCTAATTTAAGTCTAAACAGAATAATCATCTATTTTCTGTTTTCCATGTAGGATTATAAGATCACAATTGCAAGATACAAGTGACAAACGGGATCTCGCAGCTAAGGAGAGCTAAATTTCAGAACAACTCAAGTTATAAATACTTGAGTTTTGCTGGAACTGAAACTAAGCTCATTGAGAAATCTACATAAACAACAATGGGGAATAGCACAAGTAGCGCAATATCAAAGGAGATCCTCGAGGACTTGAAGCTCAGCACCAAATTCACCGAAAACGAAATCTGCCAATGGTACGAAAACTTCCAGAAGCAGTGTCCATCCGGTCGCATCACGCCGGAAGAGTTTGAACAGATCTACTCAAGATTTTTCCCGGATAGCGACGCCAAAAGCTACGCCCGGCACGTTTTCCGTTCTTTCGACACCAACGATGACGGAACCTTGGATTTCAAAGAGTACATCATTGCTTTGCACATGACCTCCACCGGGAAGACCACGCGCAAACTGGAGTGGGCCTTCTCTCTGTTCGATGTGGACAAAAATGGATACATcaacaagactgaagtcacgGAAATCTGCCAGGTAAACACAAAAAGTAGTGAAAGTTAatgcaaatatgtttttacaacTTCTGTTTCATTGATAAACTATATAAGCttctatattcacattgtcttCGTGTCAAAAACTAGTCTGTACTCCCACTTTCTCATAGAGTCcttttttggtcctggtttgagcccagtttaatcctgatgtagacttgctCGGacccagctttagtcctggtttatcatttgtctagtccaggtttagctccgtgtttagtttcagtttagtcccagtattGATACGATCTTTTTGGGTGTGTAAACTGTGAACCATTTGTTTCTTCTTGTGCGATTCTCCAAGTTTGAAGGATTGAACATGCCCTTTTGTACTTAATGTGCCCTTGTCCTTACCGAGAGTAGTTTCTCCATCAGTATGATTTCTAATCATCTCTTATAATCTATATGAGAACATGTTTAGCTTCAGAACTAGCAGGTCTTCTCAAATACGTGGCTACTTGAGTACAGCCTGCTAATAATGTGTACTTAATATCTTGCTTTAATCCTAACTCCGATTTGTTAGGATTAATTAGATCTGTGTTTTTCCTTGTTCCAAACTTTAATTTATTCTGTTTAAGGCAAATGATGTAGAATTGTAAGAGGTTTAGAAAGATCAGCGGAGAATCCAGCTGGCATTGTAATAGGATTTGATTCTTTGCCAACTGGCTTAAATCCATATGCACCATGTTTACAACAACGCCACAAAATAGCTACATTTTCAGAGGAAGTATCTTTAAAACTACAACTTTTCAAAGTCCAAACAATGATTCTGAgactattaaaatatatttgaatgtgaAATAATGACAAAAGGTTAATTTACAGCTGTATACATAGAACAATAATCCTGTTTTCGTCATTTATCCGGGTGCGTAGCTTAATGTTCTTACTTCCACGCACacctaaactgggacaaaaccagagctagaccaggactaaaccaggactagaagaggaCCAAACATCCTGGTCTACATCCTgactgggaccaaaccaggattaaacgaaGACTGTCTTTGGTTCACCATCACATCATGACAACGAGTCCATCAAAGAAACTcagttagttttagtattttgcattttatccttatttatttccatttataCCTGACACATACCTTATCATCTAAGTATCTTGCaatattatttaacttttagtATATTTCAGCCCAGCTCTTCATGTTATCAGAGCCCTGACACCAGCAGGGCCAGAGGGGACGCTAGGATCTGAGTGTTTGGCTCGGAGGCTGAGTCTTGGCTGTAATCCATGTTAATCTAGGTGTCTTAAATGTGGCTCTAAGTGGGACGCACTTTAACCTGAAATGCACAGTCATTTACactttgaatcccgctctctatccacataatttattttttatacagttttacgAGTGTTTAAAAAAGCCGTAAcctgttgttttggtttaaatatttatactgagCTATTCtataatgttatattttgaGTTCCTCTAATGAATAAAATCAAGttgttgcaaagaaaaaagatgcaTTCACAATTCtgcacacaccacatcaaaactgggaaaaaacctagaactaaaccaggactaaacctggactaaaccaggactaaacctggactaaacctggactaaaccaggactaaaccaggactagaaaaggccaaaaccaggtctacatcaggactaaatcgggatcaaaccaggaccgaaccaggaaaCCCTAAAATACATACTAATAAGATAATATACAAATGACTGTATGCAAATAAATGATGTTGTACATTGACTTGTGTTGTGCCCAATCCCATCACAGGCCATCTTTAAGCTGATCCcgaaggaggagcagagtaaGCTACCCGAGGATGAGAACACCCCAGAGAAGAGGGCTAACAAGCTCTGGGCTTTCTTCGAAAAGAAAGACAATGGTAAGAAAAAGAGGCTAGGACTGGGCAAGTATTGGAATTTTAATCAAGTTTTAGATTCAGTCATTGATTTTAAATGaggcagtaaaagcatgtggtttggagcagagttcaaaatttggcttttttgtGTTGATTACATAAAGAAATGATaattgatcaatatgagcggTAAAAATCATTATAATTTGTTTGTCATATCACTCAGATCTATAAGAGGGTCACAGCTGTACTCTACTGTGCATAAATATCTCATGTTCGATAGGTAGTGTTCACATTAGCTGGAGGGGAGTCAGAATGCTATGGTAGAGTTTGGCTTTTAACTTTCAACTGATAAAgatgttgacctggtttatggttaatatctaaTTACTGTGCGtatccacataaaacaaaaactggcacaaagttcaatgttttCTCTGTCAGCAGAAATAGCCAGAATAGCCTAAAAAAGTAGAGGCATTATACAAAAACATCAGTTCTATTAGATTTTCTATCTGGTAATTTCTTCCTAAAACAGATCGTCTTCTATAGATATATACAAACTCCTGCGCTGAAAATATGACATCAAATTCTAGACCATAACCTGTTTTTCGTCTTTTAATATTCTGTAATGTTGGAAGTATTTAGTAGTAAGTTCAAATTCAGAGCACAATTATATGGGGACATACACATTTTCAATTCAGTAAACTTAAattggtcacgtttttatatagcgcttttccactttcatgGCTCTCAAAGCGCTTTTACATCGAGAAAACACTCACTCATTCTTATACCaggtggttaagtgtcttgcccaaggacacaacaacagcattcatctgtgggagctggaatcgcaccgccaacctgtgagtcagtggatttgcCCGCTCAactaataatgtttatgtcgagagcaggattcaaaacggcaacatttggatcagtggacgctctaccaactgagccactgtcgcttcTTTTAATTCTgacttttaagtgttttatttgagtagttttgactagTTTAGAATAATATACGCATATCTTTCCCCATTGGCagatttatttatctatccacGGGTTTGAGagtcataaaaagtaaaatcgctgtcatagtaattaacaatttcAAAACTCCTCCTTCCTTTAACAGTAATTTGAGACCCATTAATAGTGTAAAATAGTCAGAAATGTCAtccaaaaagttaaattaagtGTTTAAAAAAGTCTAAGCGGGTTAAAATGTCTCAAATCAAGCCAACTGTCAGTCCACCTGCTGAGAAATTACTACCAGAGTATTTCACGTGTACTGTATGTCCACATGGCCACTGTATTTTGCACGACAGATTGCTTTGTTCTTGTTTTCTTCCGACTTATATTAAATGAAGTTAAATTTAAGCCGCTGGTGGTACCTCTCTGCAGCATCTGTTCCTCCATCCTGTAGATTACACATGCCAGTATCAGATGTGAGGCTTAGCAACAATACAATACCACCTGGTCTTCAGTATCTGTTATGTCACGCAGGCTTTACAATACTTTACAATGTTCTGCGTATAGGGGGACTTGAGGTGACTTGGATTTTCCTTTGCATGTTAGCGTCTAATACAGGCAGATAAGACAGTATATCTTGGTAGTATTAAGTCTTACACATCCTTCTTTAAGTCCGTAGGTTATAGGTTGCGTTAGAGTTTTTTAATTCAGTGATAGAGGGCAGGGGACGGTGTAACTCTGCGGgggattcactgtttttggaagaaatatccaaacttacgctgcacaaatgttgaatcttattAACTGTTTGGGATGGGCTCTGCAAACTTTGGTTTAGTGTCGCTTAAACTCACAGCAGTCACGTCTTCAGGGTTGGGTAGTGTGCTTTCTGAAGCTCTTGTGAAAGAATAATTTGACTTCTGTTTATTTacgctgacagagaagacgttgaactttgtgccggtttttgtttcatgtggatagtccaagaaattacacaga is part of the Periophthalmus magnuspinnatus isolate fPerMag1 chromosome 16, fPerMag1.2.pri, whole genome shotgun sequence genome and harbors:
- the rcvrn2 gene encoding recoverin 2, whose protein sequence is MGNSTSSAISKEILEDLKLSTKFTENEICQWYENFQKQCPSGRITPEEFEQIYSRFFPDSDAKSYARHVFRSFDTNDDGTLDFKEYIIALHMTSTGKTTRKLEWAFSLFDVDKNGYINKTEVTEICQAIFKLIPKEEQSKLPEDENTPEKRANKLWAFFEKKDNERLAEGEFIKGVIENDNAMRLIHYEPIKE